GGCTGCTGCCCGGCCAGGACGCGGTCATCGCCCTGGGCCTGGGCAACACGCTGGGCATGGCGGTGGCCGGCGCCGCGCTGCTCACCGCGGTCCGCCGGGCCGTCGGCCGCGACGCGCTGGCCGGCGTCGGCCGCGCCGGGGCGGTGGCGGCGCTGGCCGCGGCCGTGGCCGCGCCGGCCGGGATGGTCTTCGCCGGACTGCCGGGCGCCACCGGACCGGTGCGTGCGATGCTCATCGGTGCCGCGACCGCGCTGCTGACCATCGGGCTGTTCGTGCTCACCGTGGTCGTCGCCGCCAAGCGCCTGCTGCCGGACACCGAATACGGCGCCTGGCTGCGCGCCCCGATCGAGAACCGGAACCGGCGACGGAGGCCCGTGCGATGACCAGGACCCCGATGATGACCAAGACGCCGATGAGGATCCTGCTGGTCCGCCCGGAGAGCACCGGCGGCATCGGCGTGCACGTCGACAGCCTCACCAGGGCCCTGCGCGAGGCCGGCCACGACGTCCGCACCCTGGTCGCCACCGGGACCGGGGCCATACCGGCGATCCGCCACGCCGCGCGCCAGGCCCGGGTGGACGTCGTGCACGCCCACGGCCTGCGCGCCGGCGCCGCGGCGTGCCTGGCCACGCGCAAGCGCACCGTGGTGACCCTGCACAACGCGCCGGCGAACCGGGCGGGCGAACTGCTGATGCGGCTGATCGCCCAACGCGCCGACGCGGTCCTGGCCGCCTCCCACGACCTGGTCGAGGCGGTGGCCGGGAACGGGGCGAAGGACGCGCGCTTCGGCCCGGTCGTGGCCCCCGCGCTGCCCGCGCCGACGCTTCCGGTGCCGCAGGTGCGCACCGCACTGCGGAGCGAGCTCGGCCTGGCCGCCGACGACGACCGCCGGCTGGTGCTGGCGGTCGGCCGCCTGGCCCCGCAGAAGGACTACGCCACCCTTATCAAGGCATTGATCATCCTGAAGGGCCGGCTCGGCCCCGGCGGCGTCCCGCCGGTCGCCATCGCCGGGGAGGGCCGCGAGCGCTCCGCCCTCCAGGCCGCCGTCGACGAGCACGGCCTCCCGGTGGCGCTGCTCGGCCACCGCGCCGACATCGCCGACCTGCTGCGCGCCGCCGACGTGTTCGTGATGTGCAGCACCTGGGAGGCCCGGCCGCTGGCGCTGCAGGAGGCGCTGCGGGCCGGCGTGCCGCGGGTGATCGCCACCGACGTCGGCGGCGTGGCCGAGGTCACCGCGGGCTACCTGCCGCTGATCCCGCCGGGCAATCCCGAGGCGCTGGCCCGGGCGCTCGCCGAGTCCTGCGACGGGTCCGTGCCGGCCGGCGGGGTGCCGGACTGGGACGCGCTGTGGCCCGGTCCGGCCGAGGAGCTGGCCGCGGTGCTCGCGGCGTACTCGGCATGAGCCGGCCGCGGTGCTCGCGGCGTATTCGGCATGAACGCGACCTTGCCGACACCTGTCCACCCATGATCGACCCGTGAGCTCCGTGCCCCGCAACTGCTGATATCCTGGTCTCCCGTGGATGACAGGTGAGCAGGACCGCCTGTACCAATCAGCAGATTCAGCAGCGATCCGCGGGAGCCCCCCTTGGCACATCAGACGAAACACCTGTTCGTAACCGGGGGCGTCGCGTCCTCCCTCGGCAAGGGCCTCACCGCCTCCTCGCTGGGCGCCTTGCTCAAGGCCCGGGGTCTGCGGGTCACCATGCAGAAGCTCGACCCCTACCTGAACGTCGACCCCGGGACCATGAACCCGTTCCAGCACGGTGAGGTGTTCGTCACCGACGACGGCGCCGAGACCGACCTGGACGTCGGCCACTACGAACGCTTCCTGGACACCGAGCTGCGCGGCTCGGCCAACGTCACCACCGGCCAGGTGTACTCCGCGGTGATCGCCAAGGAGCGGCGCGGGGAGTATCTGGGCGACACGGTCCAGGTGATCCCGCACATCACCAACGAGATCAAGTCCCGGATCCGGCGCATGGGCGGCGAGGACGTGGACATCGTGATCACCGAGGTCGGCGGGACCGTCGGGGACATCGAGTCGCTGCCGTTCCTGGAGGCCGCGCGCCAGCTGCGGCACGAGGTCGGCCGGGACAACGTGTTCTTCCTGCACGTCTCCCTGGTGCCCTACATCGGCCCCTCGGGGGAGATGAAGACCAAGCCGACCCAGCACTCGGTGGCCTCGCTGCGCAGCATCGGCATCCAGCCCGACGCCATCGTGTGCCGCGCCGACCGGCCGATCAGCCAGGTCATCAAGCGCAAGATCTCGCTGATGTGCGACGTGGACGAGGAGGCCGTCGCCGCGGCCGTGGACGCGCCGTCCATCTACGACATCCCCAAGGTCCTGCACACCGAGGGCCTGGACGCCTACGTGGTGCGCCGGCTGAACCTGCCCTTCCGCGACGTGGACTGGACGCAGTGGGACGACCTGCTGCGCCGGGTGCACGAGCCGGACCACGACCTCACCGTCGCCCTGGTCGGCAAGTACATCGACCTGCCGGACGCCTACCTGTCGGTGACCGAGGCGCTGCGCGCCGGCGGCTTCGCCAACTCCGCGCGGGTGAACATCCGCTGGGTTCCCTCCGACGAGTGCGCGACCGACGAGGGCGCGGCCAAGCACCTGACCGGCGTGGACGCGATCTGCGTGCCCGGCGGCTTCGGCGTGCGCGGCATCGAGGGCAAGGTGAACACGGTCAAGTACGCCCGGGAGAACATGATCCCGCTGCTGGGCCTGTGCCTGGGCCTGCAGTGCATCGTGATCGAGGGCGCGCGCCACCTGGCCGGCATCGCCGCCGCCAACTCCGCGGAGTTCGACGAGGCCACCCCGGACCCGGTGATCTCCACCATGGCCGACCAGCGCGACATCGTGGCCGGCCAGGGCGACCTGGGCGGCACCATGCGCCTGGGCCTGTACCCGGCCAAGCTGGCCGAGGGCAGCATCGTGCGCGAGCTGTACGACGGCGCCCCGTACATCGAGGAGCGCCACCGCCACCGCTACGAGGTGAACAACGCCTACCGCCCGCGCCTGGAGGAGGCCGGCCTGGTCTTCTCCGGCACCTCCCCGGACGGCCGCCTGGTGGAGTTCGTCGAGCTCCCGCGCGAGGCGCACCCCTTCCTGGTGGGCACCCAGGCGCACCCCGAGCTGCGCTCGCGCCCGACCCGCCCGCACCCGCTGTTCGCCGGCCTGATCGCCGCCGCGGTGCAGCGTTCGAAGGGCGTGGCGGCCGGTGCGGCCGCGAACGCCGCCGCGACCGCCGCCGGTGAGGCGCTGGCCGAGACGGCTGCCGGGGCCTGATCCGGCTCGGGCTCGATCGGGGACGGCGTCCCGGCTTCGTGCCGGGGCGCCGTTCGCGTCTGCCGTCCGCGTCGCCTGCCGTCCAGCGTCCGCCGTCCCCGGCGCCCTGACGCATCCGCCGCGATAGGCTTCGATCATCGGCCCGGCCGAGTCCGCCGGGCCGCAACCGCGAGCACAGGGAGCGTGATGGAGATCCGCGACGAACCCGAGAAGTGGCCGGTGCTGGCCTCGGAGGAGAAGTTCCGCGGGCATGTGATCTCCATCCGCACCGACACCGTCAAGATGGTGGACGGCCAGGTCGCCGAGCGCGACTACGTCGTGCACCCCGGCGCGGTCGGCGTGGTGGCGCTCGACGAGGCCGACCGCGTCCTGCTGGTCCGCCAGTACCGGCACCCGGTCGGCTGGCGCCTGTGGGAGCTGCCGGCGGGCCTGCTGGACCATCCCGGGGAGAACCCGCTGGAGGCAGCCAAGCGCGAGCTCTACGAGGAGGCGCACCAGCAGGCCGACGACTGGCGGGTCCTGGTCGACCTGTTCACCACCCCCGGCGGCTCGGACGAGGCGATCCGGGTCTACCTGGCGCGCGGCGTCCGGGAGTCCGACGGCGAGCAGTTCGCCCGGGAGCACGAGGAGGCGGACATGTCCACGGTGTGGGCCGACCGCTCCGAGGTGACCAAGCTGATCCTGGCCGGGGAGCTGCACAATCCGCTGGCCGTGGCCGGCGTGCTGGCGCTGACCACCGCGATCACCACGAACGCGCTGGAGGACCTGCGGCCGGCGGACGCCCAGTGGCGGCAGCGGCCCTTCCTGCCGTAGGGCACGCCGCAGGTCATCGGCGAGAACTGTCGGGCGGCGGCGGGCCGCATCATGTGCCCGCTTCCGCCGGCCGTGCCTACACTGCGGCGATGGAGCCCACTTCGCCCCCCGCCCACACCGCGGTCGTCATCGACTTCTTCGGCACGCTCACCAAGAGCACCCCCAACGAGGTCTGGACCCAGGCCGCGGCGGCCAGCGCGGCGCCCCTGGGCCTGCCGGCGGCCCAGTGGCGGGAGACGCTGAACGCGAGCTTCTCCGAACGCGCCACCGGCGCTCTGGGCGACCTGTCGGAGACCTTCCGCGCCCTGGCCCGCCGCTGCGGCGTCGACCCGAGCGAGGCGGCGCTGGCCGCGGCATGCCAGGCGCGGGTCGAAGCGCAGAACGCGCTGTTCGTCTTCCGCGAAGACGCCCTGAGCGCGTTGCGGGCGCTCAGAAACCGCGGCTACCGCCTGGGCCTGCTCAGCGACTGCACCCCCGAACTTCCCGTCGCCTGGCCCGGTTTCGCCGTCGCCGAATCCTTCGACACCGCGGTGTTCTCCTGCTCCGAGGGCCTGAAGAAGCCGAACCCCGCCTTCTTCCGCCTCGTCGCCGACCGCCTCGGGGTGGCGCCGGCCGAGTGCCTGTATGTCGGCGACGGCGGCTCGCGCGAACTCAGCGGCGCGGCCGCGGTCGGCATGACGCCGCTCATGCTGCGCGCCGAGGACTGGCACAGCAACAGCGCGCACGACCGCGAGGACGACTGGACCGGCCCGGAGATCGCCTCCTTCACCGAGCTGATCAGCGTGATCGACGACGGCGGTCTCAGTGCTCGGTCACTTCTCGCCCACCATCAGGACCGCGATTAGTGTGAAACGGCGGAAACATTCGATCCGCCGTCCCGGGGAGGCCCCCGATGTCCTCTGAGTTCTTCGGTCCTGCGTCGTGGGAAGGCCGGGCCAAACGTTACGGGCCGGTGGACCGGGTCGCGGTGCTGTCCGACGTGCACGCCAACGTGCCGGCGCTGCGGGCCGTGCTCGCCGAGCCCGACGTCGCCGCCGCCTCGCTGGTGGTCTTCAACGGTGATCTCACCTGGGGTGTCGACCCCGACGGGGCGGTCGCCATCGTCAAGGCCCTGGGTCTGCGCGCGGTGTGCATACGCGGCAACAGCGAGCGCCACGTCCGGCAGATCACCACCGGCGCCTCCACCCCGGCCACCCCGCGCCAGGAGTGGGTCCCGGCCCGGCACGGCACCGGGGCGCTGGCCTTCGTCGGCTCGTTCCCGTTCAGCATCGTGGTGGATGTACGGGGCCTGGGTCCGGTCCGCTTCTGCCACGGCTCCCCGCGCAGCGACCACGAGGCGGTCACGCCCGGCACCTCCGAGCAGCGCTTCGCCGAGATGACCGCCGGCATCGAGGAGGACGTCCTGGTGACCGGCCACACCCACCTGCAGTTCGACCGCTTCGTGGGCACCCGGCGCAGCGTCAACCCCGGCAGCGTCGGCCTGCCGTACCACCGCGACGAGCCCGGGGTGGCGCACTGGGCCCTGCTCGGGCCGGACGTGCAGCTGCGTACTACTCGCTACGACGTGAGCGAATCGGTGGCCGCCAGCGTGGCGGCCGGCGACCCCGGGC
The DNA window shown above is from Catenulispora sp. MAP5-51 and carries:
- a CDS encoding glycosyltransferase family 4 protein, coding for MTRTPMMTKTPMRILLVRPESTGGIGVHVDSLTRALREAGHDVRTLVATGTGAIPAIRHAARQARVDVVHAHGLRAGAAACLATRKRTVVTLHNAPANRAGELLMRLIAQRADAVLAASHDLVEAVAGNGAKDARFGPVVAPALPAPTLPVPQVRTALRSELGLAADDDRRLVLAVGRLAPQKDYATLIKALIILKGRLGPGGVPPVAIAGEGRERSALQAAVDEHGLPVALLGHRADIADLLRAADVFVMCSTWEARPLALQEALRAGVPRVIATDVGGVAEVTAGYLPLIPPGNPEALARALAESCDGSVPAGGVPDWDALWPGPAEELAAVLAAYSA
- a CDS encoding CTP synthase yields the protein MAHQTKHLFVTGGVASSLGKGLTASSLGALLKARGLRVTMQKLDPYLNVDPGTMNPFQHGEVFVTDDGAETDLDVGHYERFLDTELRGSANVTTGQVYSAVIAKERRGEYLGDTVQVIPHITNEIKSRIRRMGGEDVDIVITEVGGTVGDIESLPFLEAARQLRHEVGRDNVFFLHVSLVPYIGPSGEMKTKPTQHSVASLRSIGIQPDAIVCRADRPISQVIKRKISLMCDVDEEAVAAAVDAPSIYDIPKVLHTEGLDAYVVRRLNLPFRDVDWTQWDDLLRRVHEPDHDLTVALVGKYIDLPDAYLSVTEALRAGGFANSARVNIRWVPSDECATDEGAAKHLTGVDAICVPGGFGVRGIEGKVNTVKYARENMIPLLGLCLGLQCIVIEGARHLAGIAAANSAEFDEATPDPVISTMADQRDIVAGQGDLGGTMRLGLYPAKLAEGSIVRELYDGAPYIEERHRHRYEVNNAYRPRLEEAGLVFSGTSPDGRLVEFVELPREAHPFLVGTQAHPELRSRPTRPHPLFAGLIAAAVQRSKGVAAGAAANAAATAAGEALAETAAGA
- a CDS encoding NUDIX domain-containing protein; this encodes MEIRDEPEKWPVLASEEKFRGHVISIRTDTVKMVDGQVAERDYVVHPGAVGVVALDEADRVLLVRQYRHPVGWRLWELPAGLLDHPGENPLEAAKRELYEEAHQQADDWRVLVDLFTTPGGSDEAIRVYLARGVRESDGEQFAREHEEADMSTVWADRSEVTKLILAGELHNPLAVAGVLALTTAITTNALEDLRPADAQWRQRPFLP
- a CDS encoding HAD family hydrolase translates to MEPTSPPAHTAVVIDFFGTLTKSTPNEVWTQAAAASAAPLGLPAAQWRETLNASFSERATGALGDLSETFRALARRCGVDPSEAALAAACQARVEAQNALFVFREDALSALRALRNRGYRLGLLSDCTPELPVAWPGFAVAESFDTAVFSCSEGLKKPNPAFFRLVADRLGVAPAECLYVGDGGSRELSGAAAVGMTPLMLRAEDWHSNSAHDREDDWTGPEIASFTELISVIDDGGLSARSLLAHHQDRD
- a CDS encoding metallophosphoesterase, coding for MSSEFFGPASWEGRAKRYGPVDRVAVLSDVHANVPALRAVLAEPDVAAASLVVFNGDLTWGVDPDGAVAIVKALGLRAVCIRGNSERHVRQITTGASTPATPRQEWVPARHGTGALAFVGSFPFSIVVDVRGLGPVRFCHGSPRSDHEAVTPGTSEQRFAEMTAGIEEDVLVTGHTHLQFDRFVGTRRSVNPGSVGLPYHRDEPGVAHWALLGPDVQLRTTRYDVSESVAASVAAGDPGHARIAELLLTPPTPEEIIAEAEQLVLVD